In Risungbinella massiliensis, the genomic stretch ACGAAATCTACTTCCCATACATTTTGGCAAACCCCAGACTAATTATCGCCACCATAGCTGGTGGTATGAGTGGGATTTTTACCTTCCAACTCTTAGGAGCAGGGCTTGTGGCTACTCCATCACCTGGTAGCATATTTGCACTGATGGCAATTTCTCCAAAAGGCGGGCTTCTCGCTGTACTGCTGGGTGTTCTAATTAGTACTGCTGTCTCTTTCTTTATTGCGTCTCTACTACTTCGCACCTCCAAAGAAAGTGGAGAAGACATTGAAAAAGCACAAGAAAAGATGAACGAAATGAAAGCACAAAGCAAAGGTGAAACAATAGCTCCTTCCGTAGATGTCAAAAAAATAATCTTTGCCTGTGATGCAGGAATGGGTTCTAGTGCGATGGGTGCTTCCATCTTACGTAAGAAATTCCAAGATGCAGGTATCAGTATTGATGTTACCAACACTGCAATTAATGATATTCCAGAAGATGCAGATATTGTCATCACGCAAAAAACACTAACAGATCGTGCCAAGACTAAAAAACCAGATGCAGAACATATTTCGGTAGAAAACTTCTTAAACAGCCCAAAATACGAAGAACTAACAAAACGATTAAGTGAGAAATCAGTAGAATGAAGCACGAGAATGCATAAGAGAATGGGTCTCTTGTGCTTCTCTATTTCTTGCAATAAACAGTTGTTTTCCTATTACTATCAAGATCTATCTATAGGAGACTCATATATGCAACTTTCTTCTCGACAACAGAGTATCCTAATCGAGCTTTTAAAATATGAGGATACCTTTGTAAGCCTTTCTCAAATTGCTGAACAACTCCAAGTGAGCATACGTACGATTCAACGAGAAATTCGAGGGATGGAACACTTTCTTACCTCCCGTTTTTCGCTGACTTTGGAGAAACAAACAGGGGAAGGAATCAGATTAGTTGGCCCTAAAACAAAAAAAGAATTAGTATGGAGTACTATCGAAGCAAGTAAACCAATTGATTTCTCTCCATCTGAGCGGAAAACATTAATTTTGCAAACACTTCTTGCTTCTAATCAACCACTTAAGATATTGGCTCTCGCACTTCAATGCAAGGTAACACCAGCAACCATAAGCAGTGATCTAGATGAAATCGAACAATGGCTAGAAAATTTTCAATTACAACTCACTCGAAAACGAGGATCTGGTATAGAGATCACTGGAGATGAATCCTCCAAACGTCAAGCAATGAGCAGTTTACTCTCCGAAAATTTCCGTACTGAGGAACTAATACAGCTCTTACGCAATCGAAATGTCTCTGCTCATCATGTACAGCAAATGTCCCACCGGTTGCTTGGACTGGTAAATCAAGAAATATTGTCCAAAGCAGAAAGGGTAGTTCACACAGTATTAGAAGAAGTAGACTATCCTTTAGCAGATAGTGCTTACATCGCACTTAGTGTCCATTTAGCCCTTTTAATACAACGTATTAAAAGTGGCGAAGCCATCTCATTCGATCCCGATACATTAAAAGATCTTCAAAATACAGTAGAATATTCTGTTGCTGTTGAGATTATCAACCGTCTACAAGATGTACTTGAATTGAAAATTCCGAACGATGAGATAGGTTATGTTACCATGCACCTAATGGGTTCAAAATTACGATTGTCGCTTAAAGAAGAAATGGCAGGCAAAGAGCAAAGCGTAGAACTTCGGAGTAAAGCAAAAGAAATTTTAGATCACTGCGCTAACGCCTTGGGGACGACTTGGAGCGATGAAAACGAATCACTAAATGGTTTAACGACTCATTTAGGGCCTGCACTATTTCGTATCAAGAGCCACATGCCGATTCGCAATCCAATGCTCCCGGTCATTCGCCAAAGATATGAGAAGCTTTTTTCTGTGGTTCACGAAGTTTGTAGAATAGTCTTCCCTACCATTCCTATTCCGGATGAAGAGGTAGGATATATCTTAATGCATGTTGGATCTTCTCTACAAATATCCACTCCTCAGCTTACTTGGCCCAATGCATATGTTATTTGTTCTAGTGGAATTGGTACTTCCAAAATGTTGGCCACTCAGATTCGCCAACAATTTCCACAAATTGAATCCATTCAAAATATCTCTATGTTTGAGTTAGAAAATATCAATACAACTCATCCTTTAATCTCCACAATACCTTTACCGAAGCTCCAGTCAAAAGATTATGTGGTGATTAGCCCCTTCCTAACAGAAGAGGATAAAAAAAAGTTGCAACAATATCTATACCAATTTACAAAAAACAAGTCAGATA encodes the following:
- a CDS encoding BglG family transcription antiterminator; protein product: MQLSSRQQSILIELLKYEDTFVSLSQIAEQLQVSIRTIQREIRGMEHFLTSRFSLTLEKQTGEGIRLVGPKTKKELVWSTIEASKPIDFSPSERKTLILQTLLASNQPLKILALALQCKVTPATISSDLDEIEQWLENFQLQLTRKRGSGIEITGDESSKRQAMSSLLSENFRTEELIQLLRNRNVSAHHVQQMSHRLLGLVNQEILSKAERVVHTVLEEVDYPLADSAYIALSVHLALLIQRIKSGEAISFDPDTLKDLQNTVEYSVAVEIINRLQDVLELKIPNDEIGYVTMHLMGSKLRLSLKEEMAGKEQSVELRSKAKEILDHCANALGTTWSDENESLNGLTTHLGPALFRIKSHMPIRNPMLPVIRQRYEKLFSVVHEVCRIVFPTIPIPDEEVGYILMHVGSSLQISTPQLTWPNAYVICSSGIGTSKMLATQIRQQFPQIESIQNISMFELENINTTHPLISTIPLPKLQSKDYVVISPFLTEEDKKKLQQYLYQFTKNKSDKISTFQNVSVNTNAPLSQMKLYTEIALELIGAFQVLKIDNQSLTKRETLERICSLIQPESSKEHIQLLVTNLMHREETGGIGIPDGKLALFHSRSDLIKKVSFHICSLSEKIPIHSMTGGKMMTNRLIMLLSPVNVSKEHLNVLSEVSTLLLDQTAIAIFQTNTKATIIDFLEQHFSQYIIRQVQKERSI